A stretch of the Amycolatopsis sp. BJA-103 genome encodes the following:
- a CDS encoding SigB/SigF/SigG family RNA polymerase sigma factor has translation MNAERRSTARQADDYAHCEPLFEELSALPEDSPRRQEVRARLVTELLPLAEHIATRFSGRGEPREDLVQVARIGLINAVDRFDPERGHDFLSFAVPTVMGEVRRHFRDTGWSVRVPRRLKELHVSLSQGTAALSQRLGRAPTPTELAEYLGLEVNEVREGLLAGQAYQTLSVDKPVHDDATEALSLADTIGEEDHEMALVENHEALQPLLRELPKRERAILVMRFFGGYTQTQIAERIGISQMHVSRLLSQTLEQLRGKLSE, from the coding sequence GTGAACGCCGAGCGCAGGTCGACCGCCCGCCAGGCGGATGACTACGCCCATTGCGAACCCCTCTTCGAAGAGCTGTCCGCCCTCCCGGAGGACTCCCCTCGCCGCCAAGAGGTGCGAGCCCGCCTGGTCACCGAACTGCTCCCGCTCGCCGAGCACATCGCCACCCGGTTCTCCGGCCGGGGCGAACCCCGCGAGGATCTGGTGCAGGTGGCACGGATCGGCCTGATCAACGCGGTCGACCGCTTCGATCCCGAACGGGGCCACGACTTCCTCTCCTTCGCCGTCCCCACGGTGATGGGCGAGGTCCGGCGGCACTTCCGGGACACCGGCTGGTCGGTCCGGGTACCGAGGCGGCTCAAGGAACTCCACGTTTCGCTCAGCCAGGGCACGGCCGCGCTGTCCCAGCGACTCGGCCGCGCGCCGACACCGACCGAACTCGCCGAATACCTCGGGCTCGAGGTCAACGAAGTGCGTGAAGGCCTGCTCGCCGGCCAGGCGTACCAGACGTTGTCGGTCGACAAGCCGGTTCACGACGACGCCACCGAGGCTCTTTCACTCGCCGACACGATCGGCGAGGAGGACCACGAGATGGCCTTGGTGGAGAACCACGAGGCGCTGCAACCGCTGCTGCGGGAACTCCCGAAGCGCGAACGCGCGATCCTCGTGATGCGGTTCTTCGGCGGCTACACCCAGACGCAGATCGCGGAACGGATCGGCATTTCGCAGATGCACGTCTCGCGGCTTCTTTCGCAGACGCTGGAACAGTTGAGAGGGAAGCTCTCGGAGTAG